TCACTGCGAGGCCCCGTTCCAGCAGGAAAGACGTCCAGCCGCCGGGCGCCGCCCCGATGTCGAGAGCGCGGCGGAAGCTGCCGAACGAAACGCCGAATTCCTTCTCCGCTTCCATCAGCTTGAATTTCGCCCGCGAAATTTGGCCGTCCTCGCGCCGGAAACGGATCGCTCCGCCGTTCCAGTCGGATAAATTGTCCTCGGGCCGGGAAACGCCGGCGTACAGCGCGTTTGCGGCCGCATACACCGAGACAATCCATGCAGGGCTCTGCACGGTAAATTCGGCGGCGATGCCTTCAAGCTTGGCCTGCAGCCATTCACGTAGCTCGCCCGGACTTTCGCGCCAGAACGAATCATCGGTCTTGCGCACCTGTATGGCGATTCTCTCCCCTTGGAGCTCGCTTCTGCGGCCCAAATAGACCGCCAGCCGCTCCAGCGCTTCCTCTCCGCCTTCATCCTGCAGCTGAACCGGCTGAATATGGCGCAGAAAAATCGGCGGGTTCTCCGCCAGCCGCCTCGTTACTTCCTCCGGCTCCGCCTGAAGAGTAGCCAGAAATATCTCGCCGGGCAGCAGCAAGGAACTTTTGACCGAGCCGAACTGGCGCCGGAGCTCCTCCTGGGCGTATGGGGCAAAGCCGTGATTGGCGGTGCAAATATAACGGGAAACCGTCTCGTTCCCTTCCGGGGACGGATTTTGTTCAATGTGTGGGTTAAGCTCGTTCAAATGGATATTCCTCCACGTTTAATTTTTATCCAGGGTCGCTCTTCCTCCCATTCGATCTCAACAGGAAGCTCATAGGCAGCCAGCATCATCTCGCGGGTCAGCACCTCTTTCTTCGGACCCGCCCCGGCCAGCCTGCCTTCGCGGATCAGCGCCACATGGGTAAACAACGGCACAATCTCCTCGACATGATGGGTGACATACACGACGGTTACCTCCCGCCGGTTAAGCTTGTCCACCTCTGCCAACATTTTTTCCCGCTCGTAGAGATCCAGACCCGCGCATGGCTCGTCCATAATGAGAAGCTTCGGGTCTGCCATCAGGCAGCGCGCCAGCATCGCCTTTTTGCGTTCTCCCTGGGAGAGCGTGCCGAACGGATGATCCGCCAGCCGTCCCAAATTCATGTCCTCCAGCAGACTGATCGCCTTGGCCTTGATCTCCCCGGGAATCTGCTGATAAAAGCGCAGGTAGGCGTACGCCCCCGTGGCCACAACCTCCCAGACAGGGTCGCGCAGGGTTAGTTTCTCCATAAGCGACGGTCCGATGTAACCGATCTCCTTGCGCACTTCGCGCAAGTCGACTTGACCGTAGGTGTGCCCGAGCACATTGACCTTACCGCTGCTTGGGAACATATAGCCGGTCATCATCTCCAGCAGCGTCGTTTTGCCCGAACCGTTGCGTCCGAGGATTACCCAATTCTCGCCTGCATTGATATTAAGCGAAACATCATCCAGTATAAGATTCTGCTCTCTGCGCAGGGTAAGATGCTGTAAAGAAATCATTATGAATTCACACTCCTTATGTATTCCAGCACACGCTCCACCGAATAAAAAGCATAATGAATGTGCGGCGGCCGATTGCGTTCTGCGTCAAAAACAAGCAGTGCCGGAACGCTGGAAATACGGTACTGACTTACAATATTTGGAAGAAGATTAATATCGCCGGATATGACCTGGGCATCCTGTGGGAGCAGATGTCCGGCAACATCCAGCATCCGGCGGGCCGCTTTGCATGTGCCGCACAGCGGCGTCTCCAGGAAGACGGCAAGCGGAGCTCCGCTCCGGCCTATGGCTTCAAGCAGTTCGATTTCGTTCATTTCATTCATAAATCGGAGGCTCCCGAAACGATTTCCCGCAGCTTTTCCGGCGGCATCGGCCCGTTATGGACCATTGTTGCTTCCGGCCTCGCGGGGTATAGAAGCTCAAACATTTCTTTTCTGCCGGACGCGCTTGAGGTATGCAGATAAATTTCTCGGGGGAACAGCGCTTCAAGCACGATGCTTTTGGCAATGAACCCTCCGGTTTCGTCTTCCGGCCCCATGTCATAGTCGAGGGAAAGCACACCGACCTCGCATTCGCGAAGCAGCAGCAGACACTCCTCCGTCGTACGGGCAAGCGTAAATCCTTGCGGAACACGCCTGTAATCGTCCATATACACATGAATCATCCGCAAAGCCCCCTTACGCATCAAACCATGACCGCACCGCCGCAATTTCATTTTTATGCGTGCCGTCAGGACCCTTCTCCGTCTCCAGAACGGCTGGTTTGCCAAGAAAGGGCTCCGATGTCAGCAGCTCTTTCATACTTTTGGCGCCGATATGGCCTGTGCCGATCTGAGCATGCCTGTCCCGCTTGGAGGAAAACGGATACCGTGAATCGTTGAGATGAACGGCTGCCAAATGCGGCCAATAGTCCAGCCTATAACCCGACTCCAGCAGATCTCCGCTGCGCTCCGGATTCCATATTCCCGCGGCAAAAGCATGGCAGGTATCGAAGCAGAATCCGATTTTTTCCGGGTAACGGCTCAGTTCACGGATCTTGACCAGTTCTTCCAGGCTCGTTCCCTCGAAGCCGCCATTGCCCGCCTGGTTCTCAATCAGCAGCTTGACCGTTCCATTCCAGGACTGAAGCGTTTCATTTATACATTGTATAATATTTTGATAGCCTTGTAACGGCTGCAGCTTGTGAAAATGCCCAAAATGCACCACGATTCCCAGCGACCCGCAGGCTTCGGCGATCTCCAGGTCGTTAAGCAGCGACTTGACCATCACTTCCCTGCTAGGTACGTCCCCGTCTCCGGCGGCGAGATTCGTGGGATAGGGTGTATGGGCAATGGACAACAGTCCTTTTTCCCGGCAAAAAGACGCGCACTTTCCCGCATCCTTCGCGTTAAGTGCCTTAAGCTGGAGACTGCGCGGATTTTTCGGAAAATATTGAAAACAGCCCGCGCCGCTTTCCCGCGCCGCTCTGGCCGCCTGCGCGTATCCGCCGCGGATGCTGACATGCGCTCCGATATACGGCTCAGCGATCATGCTGGCATTCCGGACAATAGAACACTTTGCGCCCGGACAGCTCGGCCTTCACAATCGTTCCTCCGCAGCGTTCGCAGGTTTCCCCTCCGCGGTCATATACCTTGCATCTGTCATTGTAGCTGCCCGTGACCGTATCCCCCGTCATGAACGGCATCTCCATGTAACCGCCGATGTCCGCCGCCTCGCTCAGCACTTTGCAGACCGCGCGGTATAATCGGGCTATCGACTCCGGCGTTAATTCCTGTACGAGTGTTGATGGCAGCAGAGCCGCTTCGTACGCGATTTCGTCGGCATAGCAGTTCCCGATTCCGGCGAAGACTTGCTGGTTAACAAGCAAGCTTTTAAGCGCTCCCCGTCTTCCTTTCAGCAGTTCGGCAAAGCGTTTATCATTCATACGCTTGTCCAGCAGCTCGGGACCCAGCTTGGCGAGGGCCGCCTGCGTCTCCTTAACGGATAACAGATGCAGGTAGCCGAGGCGCAGACCCATAAAATACAAAATCCGGTCGCCGAAGGCAAGCTCCACCTGCGTGCTGCGGTCCGGACGCTCTTCCTCAGTCCCGAAGAACAACAGTCCGCCAAGCATCAGATGAAGCAACAGCCTGCGGCCGTCATGCAGATGGAACACCAAATGCTTCCCTCTGCGCTCCACAAAAACAACGCGCGCGCCGATTAGACTTTTTATGAATATATCCTGCTCCACATTTATTGATTTGTCCCTGTTAACCGTCACCCCGGTGATCGGTAAATTAACTATGTGCTTCGAAAGCAGCCTTCGGTAGTTTTCCATTTCCGGAAATTCCGGCATCGTTCATCGTCCTCTCCAACTGTACTCTCCTAATAATGAAAATGCAGCTCTGCCATTATACACCAAGCAGCACGCGTAAATCAGCCAAATTACGGCAAATATAATTCGGGGAAATCCCTGTCAGCTCCTTATGCCGCTCCAGATTGTCCTCCGTTGTTACTCCCGTCAGCAGCAGTACCGTACGGCAGCCCGCATTAGCTCCCGCGGAGATATCCGTCCTCATATTGTCGCCAACAACGACGGCCTCTTTGGGGTCGATGCCAAGCAGCGACGTTGCATAGTTCATCAAATGGCGGTGCGGCTTGCCTATAATCACCGGCGTCATGCCGCTGGCAGCTTCGATTGCCGCTCCCAGTGTGCCCGCACCCGGCACCATGCCATCGTCGGAGGGCAGCATCAAATCCGGATTGGTCAGCACAAAGGTCGCGCCCCCGGCGATCCAGCGCGCCGCCCTGGTCAGGGAATCATATGTAAAAGAACGGTCAATACCTTGGACGACGTACTGCGGCGAATCGGAAACGATGTTCAGGCCCGCTTCCTCGCACGCCCGGTGCAGCCCTTCTTCCCCCAGTATCGCCACGGACGCCCCGGGCGATTCCCCGGCGATATATCTTGCCGCCGCAAGTGAAGAGGTGCAAACCTCCTGCGCCTGGGCTTCAATCCCCATCGCGCGCAAATGGTCGGCAACGCTTTCCGGCGTACGAGACGAATTGTTCGTTACAAACAGAAACGGAATACCTTTTGCTCTAAGTCCCGCAATAAGCTCATCCGCTCCGGGGATCATGATGCCGCCGTGATACAGCGTACCATCCAAGTCCAAGAGCAGCCCTTTTATGTTATCGGTCAGTATGTTATCGGTCATTTTCTCCCATTTCCTCCCCATCTTATAATTAATGGCATAAATGAATAACGGG
This region of Paenibacillus sp. URB8-2 genomic DNA includes:
- a CDS encoding SAM-dependent methyltransferase translates to MNELNPHIEQNPSPEGNETVSRYICTANHGFAPYAQEELRRQFGSVKSSLLLPGEIFLATLQAEPEEVTRRLAENPPIFLRHIQPVQLQDEGGEEALERLAVYLGRRSELQGERIAIQVRKTDDSFWRESPGELREWLQAKLEGIAAEFTVQSPAWIVSVYAAANALYAGVSRPEDNLSDWNGGAIRFRREDGQISRAKFKLMEAEKEFGVSFGSFRRALDIGAAPGGWTSFLLERGLAVTAVDPARMHESLKDHPALKVLRKNAGEVKFKENEFDLLVCDMSWSPKLMAKLVTGLLYSLAPGGTAVVTVKLLYKKPLALIKEIMAMFEGERMQIQRAKQLFHNRDEITLYMIKY
- a CDS encoding ABC transporter ATP-binding protein gives rise to the protein MISLQHLTLRREQNLILDDVSLNINAGENWVILGRNGSGKTTLLEMMTGYMFPSSGKVNVLGHTYGQVDLREVRKEIGYIGPSLMEKLTLRDPVWEVVATGAYAYLRFYQQIPGEIKAKAISLLEDMNLGRLADHPFGTLSQGERKKAMLARCLMADPKLLIMDEPCAGLDLYEREKMLAEVDKLNRREVTVVYVTHHVEEIVPLFTHVALIREGRLAGAGPKKEVLTREMMLAAYELPVEIEWEEERPWIKIKRGGISI
- a CDS encoding thioredoxin family protein; its protein translation is MNEMNEIELLEAIGRSGAPLAVFLETPLCGTCKAARRMLDVAGHLLPQDAQVISGDINLLPNIVSQYRISSVPALLVFDAERNRPPHIHYAFYSVERVLEYIRSVNS
- a CDS encoding cyclic-phosphate processing receiver domain-containing protein, producing the protein MIHVYMDDYRRVPQGFTLARTTEECLLLLRECEVGVLSLDYDMGPEDETGGFIAKSIVLEALFPREIYLHTSSASGRKEMFELLYPARPEATMVHNGPMPPEKLREIVSGASDL
- a CDS encoding deoxyribonuclease IV, translating into MIAEPYIGAHVSIRGGYAQAARAARESGAGCFQYFPKNPRSLQLKALNAKDAGKCASFCREKGLLSIAHTPYPTNLAAGDGDVPSREVMVKSLLNDLEIAEACGSLGIVVHFGHFHKLQPLQGYQNIIQCINETLQSWNGTVKLLIENQAGNGGFEGTSLEELVKIRELSRYPEKIGFCFDTCHAFAAGIWNPERSGDLLESGYRLDYWPHLAAVHLNDSRYPFSSKRDRHAQIGTGHIGAKSMKELLTSEPFLGKPAVLETEKGPDGTHKNEIAAVRSWFDA
- a CDS encoding Fpg/Nei family DNA glycosylase, whose translation is MPEFPEMENYRRLLSKHIVNLPITGVTVNRDKSINVEQDIFIKSLIGARVVFVERRGKHLVFHLHDGRRLLLHLMLGGLLFFGTEEERPDRSTQVELAFGDRILYFMGLRLGYLHLLSVKETQAALAKLGPELLDKRMNDKRFAELLKGRRGALKSLLVNQQVFAGIGNCYADEIAYEAALLPSTLVQELTPESIARLYRAVCKVLSEAADIGGYMEMPFMTGDTVTGSYNDRCKVYDRGGETCERCGGTIVKAELSGRKVFYCPECQHDR
- a CDS encoding HAD-IIA family hydrolase — translated: MTDNILTDNIKGLLLDLDGTLYHGGIMIPGADELIAGLRAKGIPFLFVTNNSSRTPESVADHLRAMGIEAQAQEVCTSSLAAARYIAGESPGASVAILGEEGLHRACEEAGLNIVSDSPQYVVQGIDRSFTYDSLTRAARWIAGGATFVLTNPDLMLPSDDGMVPGAGTLGAAIEAASGMTPVIIGKPHRHLMNYATSLLGIDPKEAVVVGDNMRTDISAGANAGCRTVLLLTGVTTEDNLERHKELTGISPNYICRNLADLRVLLGV